The Pochonia chlamydosporia 170 chromosome 1, whole genome shotgun sequence genome window below encodes:
- a CDS encoding alcohol dehydrogenase-like protein (similar to Myceliophthora thermophila ATCC 42464 XP_003663820.1), which translates to MSYPEQFSGFQAPSAEKWLEFEKNSWTPRPFGDYDVDIKIECCGVCASDMHTISGDWGGCPYPLAVGHEVVGKVLRVGPKVTLAKVGQRVGCGAQVYSCLDCRQCKNDNETYCKHQIDAYGAPYLDTGYTTQGGYSSHTRIHEYWVYPIPEAIASSDAAPMLCAGITVYSPLKRFGAGPGKKVGVVGIGGLGHYAVMFAKALGAEVWAISRSRAKEADAKKMGADGFLATSEKGWNEPHKMTFDLIVNTANSFDGFQLSEYLSLLDVHGRWNSVGLPGGEGVKVNNFDFISNGCFIGTSHLGSRREMLEMFDLVAEKGIKSWVEEIPISREGLQQAMEKLKKSSVRYRSCMTGYDEAFGARNPQSANLLLNLLTMSSAGIAEIPISPLSLTRRYQRVSAKTEITSVGMTPTSSSSSTTSAFSVSAAQSTGQSWVDFFDLSSQKGYTKAAGTHAALAPAEAGKNRVATLRDWTVQVGQGVEYHHGSTVLVRDFSTGKTVVELKEAVSEPVVWSNDGIAIAAGEGHGRMGVWDARTGARVGRVVSHIDNITHAAFMPDHKLVTLSRDGTVRITDPRTAKTISKLEIEGNGSTNPRLLAVSPNGRSIVSLWGNTVHIWLPKANHLTSYNLNTTRTTEGWPLCISPDTRWLVSRTENGFDIVDIASGQIAWENHQDGGVATMVTAASFSADTKVLLLGRMNGSVEVWDLDEGSAVENARVGVESLGLTGSKRN; encoded by the exons ATGTCCtaccccgaacagttcagcGGCTTCCAGGCCCCCTCGGCCGAGAAATGGCTCGAGTTTGAAAAGAACTCGTGGACCCCCCGTCCCTTTGGCGACTACGACGTCGACATCAAGATTGAGTGCTGCGGCGTCTGCGCAAGCGACATGCACACCATCAGCGGCGACTGGGGCGGCTGCCCGTACCCTTTGGCCGTCGGCCACGAAGTTGTCGGCAAGGTCTTGCGCGTTGGTCCCAAGGTGACGCTGGCCAAGGTCGGACAGCGAGTCGGCTGCGGTGCCCAGGTCTATTCGTGCTTGGACTGCCGGCAGTGCAAGAACGACAATGAGACGTATTGCAAGCATCAGATTGACGCGTATGGTGCGCCGTACCTGGATACTGGGTACACGACGCAGGGAGGCTATTCATCTCATACCCGAATTCACGAGTACTG GGTCTACCCCATTCctgaagccatcgccagctCAGACGCCGCGCCCATGCTCTGCGCCGGCATCACCGTCTACAGCCCCCTCAAGCGATTCGGAGCCGGGCCCGGCAAAAAGGTCGGCGTCGTGGGCATCGGCGGTCTGGGCCACTACGCCGTCATGTTCGCAAAGGCCCTCGGCGCCGAAGTCTGGGCCATTTCGCGCTCTCGCGCCAAGGAGGCCGACGCCAAGAAGATGGGCGCGGACGGCTTCCTGGCCACGAGCGAGAAGGGCTGGAACGAGCCGCACAAGATGACGTTTGACCTCATTGTCAACACGGCCAATTCGTTTGACGGCTTCCAGCTCAGCGAGTATCTCAGCCTGCTGGACGTTCACGGCCGATGGAACTCGGTTGGTCTCCCCGGCGGCGAGGGcgtcaaggtcaacaacTTTGACTTTATTTCCAATGGCTGCTTCATTGGGACGTCGCACCTCGGCAGTCGGcgggagatgctggagatgttTGACCTCGTGGCCGAGAAGGGCATCAAGTCGTGGGTGGAGGAGATTCCTATCTCGAGGGAGGGGCTGCAGCAGGCgatggagaagttgaaaaaGAGCAGTGTGCGTTATAGGTCGTGCATGACGGGTTATGATGAGGCATTTGGGGC GCGCAACCCCCAGTCTGCCAATCTTCTTCTAAACCTTCTCACCAT GTCGTCTGCAGGAATTGCCGAGATCCCCATCTCGCCCCTCTCACTTACACGTCGCTACCAACGTGTTTCTGCCAAGACGGAAATCACATCCGTTGGCATGACGcccacatcatcatcatcctcaaccacATCCGCATTCAGCGTCTCTGCCGCCCAAAGTACCGGCCAATCGTGGGTTGACTTCTTCGACCTATCCAGCCAAAAGGGATACACCAAGGCTGCGGGCACTCACGCCGCTCTTGCGCCCGCAGAGGCCGGCAAGAACAGAGTCGCAACACTCCGCGACTGGACTGTGCAAGTTGGACAGGGCGTCGAGTATCACCACGGCAGCACCGTCCTAGTTCGGGACTTTTCCACGGGAAAGACAGTCGTTGAACTAAAGGAGGCGGTGTCCGAGCCAGTTGTATGGAGTAACGATGGCATTGCTATTGCCGCGGGCGAGGGACACGGAAGGATGGGAGTTTGGGATGCTCGCACCGGCGCGAGAGTCGGCAGAGTCGTGAGCCACATTGATAACATCACCCACGCGGCCTTTATGCCCGACCACAAGCTCGTTACGCTCTCTCGCGATGGAACCGTTCGCATCACCGACCCGAGAACTGCCAAGACCATCTCCAAGCTTGAGATTGAGGGCAATGGATCGACGAATCCTCGCCTTCTGGCTGTTTCTCCCAACGGACGCTCTATTGTGTCACTCTGGGGGAACACGGTGCACATCTGGCTCCCAAAGGCGAACCACCTCACTTCATATAACCTCAACACTACGCGCACCACCGAAGGCTGGCCGCTCTGCATCTCTCCCGACACGCGCTGGTTGGTTAGCCGCACCGAAAACGGCTTCGACATTGTGGACATTGCCTCTGGCCAAATTGCCTGGGAGAACCACCAGGACGGAGGTGTAGCAACCATGGTCACGGCTGCGTCCTTCTCCGCCGACACCAAGGTCCTTTTGCTGGGGAGGATGAACGGATCCGTCGAGGTCTGGGACCTTGATGAAGGGTCTGCCGTTGAGAATGCCcgtgttggtgttgagagCCTTGGCTTGACTGGCTCTAAGCGCAACTAG
- a CDS encoding exo-beta-1,3-glucanase (similar to Neosartorya fischeri NRRL 181 XP_001258465.1), whose protein sequence is MGLSTFVSASLLALQLFSLPSLAVPSPNPGIKAEISAAASYSNWWFADIKRQGAAAFGAAGHKVYRNVKDYGAKGDGSSDDTVAINNAIADGQRCGYGCDSSTTTPAIVYFPPGTYVVSKPIIQLYYTQLVGDVVNVPTIKAAANFAGIAVIDSDPYDNNGNNWYINQNNFFRQIRNFKIDLTGLPKTTGTGIHWQVAQATSLQNIVFNMIQDKSADNKQQGIFMDNGSGGFMSDLTFNGGSLGAFLGNQQFTTRNLKFNNCNTAIYMNWNWVWTFHGVSINNCGVGINMANGGNVQTVGSIVVADSSISNTPVGIITAYNPAQSGTNGTLVLDNVDMTNNVPVAIQGDNKKTILAGNSLISSWSQGRSYAGASGKALQGPRAAVPKPAALTDSTGKIVTRSKPQYNTVPSSKFISVKSQGAKGDGKTDDTAAVQAVFNKATADQIVYFDHGAYLITNTVKVPKNIKVVGEIWALILAGGNKNFKDEANPKPVFQVGNPGDVGNVEMQDLMFETLGPQPGAILMEFNVAGQSKGSAALWDVHFRVGGSAGTQLQVDKCKKTPEVPTQPNPQCVGAFMLMHVTPGASPYFENTWFWVADHELDVPGNTQLNIYNGRGVLIESTKGAWLWGTASEHNQLYNYQLTKAQNVYMALIQTETAYMQGNPDAKVPFKVNTKFSDPDFSKCTGPKCARTWGLRVQNSSGIYVYGGGLYSFFDNYAQECVAANNCQDNMISIESSKVELFAISTKASISMVTLNGKTTAKDSDNRNNFCAAIAAFESS, encoded by the coding sequence atgggGCTGTCGACATTTGTTTCGGCGTCCCTATTGGCGCTTCAGCTCTTTTCTCTACCTTCACTGGCTGTGCCCTCGCCTAACCCGGGTATCAAAGCGGAAATTTCAGCAGCTGCTTCCTATTCCAACTGGTGGTTTGCAGATATCAAGCGCCAGGGTGCGGCAGCCTTTGGTGCCGCGGGCCACAAGGTTTACCGTAATGTGAAGGATTACGGTGCCAAGGGTGATGGAAGCTCCGATGATAccgtcgccatcaacaacgccATTGCTGACGGCCAGCGCTGTGGTTATGGCTGCGACTCCAGCACCACGACCCCTGCGATTGTCTACTTCCCTCCTGGTACCTATGTTGTGTCTAAGCCTATCATCCAACTATACTACACCCAACTggtgggtgatgttgtcaacgTGCCTACTATCAAGGCTGCAGCCAACTTTGCCGGTATTGCCGTCATCGACTCCGACCCTTACGATAACAATGGAAACAACTGGTACATCAACCAGAACAACTTCTTCCGCCAAATTCGAAACTTCAAAATTGATCTCACCGGTCTTCCCAAGACCACTGGCACAGGTATCCATTGGCAGGTTGCCCAAGCCACCTCGCTGCAAAACATTGTCTTCAACATGATTCAAGACAAGTCTGCAGACAACAAGCAGCAGGGTATCTTCATGGACAATGGCTCAGGTGGTTTCATGTCGGATCTTACTTTCAACGGCGGTAGCCTTGGGGCTTTCCTCGGCAACCAGCAGTTCACCACTCGCAACCTTAAATTCAACAACTGCAACACTGCCATCTACATGAACTGGAACTGGGTTTGGACATTCCACGGtgtctccatcaacaactgcGGCGTCGGTATCAACATGGCCAACGGAGGCAACGTTCAGACGGTCGGCTCCATCGTTGTTGCCGacagctccatctccaacaccCCTGTCGGCATCATTACTGCTTATAACCCTGCTCAGTCTGGGACGAACGGCACGCTTGTCCTGGACAATGTCGACATGACCAACAACGTCCCTGTTGCCATTCAGggcgacaacaagaagacgatCCTCGCTGGAAATTCTTTAATCAGCTCCTGGTCTCAAGGGCGATCATATGCTGGCGCATCCGGAAAAGCTCTACAGGGCCCCAGGGCCGCCGTACCCAAACCTGCTGCCCTCACTGACAGCACTGGCAAGATCGTCACCAGGAGCAAGCCCCAGTACAACACTGTTCCGTCATCAAAGTTCATCTCTGTCAAGTCTCAGGGCGCCAAGGGTGATGGAAAGACTGATGACACTGCAGCAGTCCAGGCCGTTTTCAACAAGGCCACCGCCGATCAAATTGTCTACTTCGACCACGGCGCTTACCTCATTACCAACACCGTCAAAGTTCCCAAGAATATCAAGGTTGTTGGCGAGATCTGGGCACTCATCCTTGCTGGCGGCAACAAAAACTTCAAGGACGAGGCCAATCCTAAGCCAGTCTTCCAGGTTGGAAATCCTGGAGACGTTGGCAACGTCGAGATGCAAGATCTCATGTTTGAGACTCTGGGTCCCCAACCTGGCGCTATTCTGATGGAATTCAACGTTGCTGGCCAAAGCAAGGGCTCCGCCGCCCTCTGGGATGTGCACTTCCGCGTCGGTGGCAGTGCCGGTACCCAACTCCAGGTTGACAAGTGCAAGAAGACTCCCGAGGTCCCAACTCAGCCCAACCCCCAGTGCGTTGGCGCCTTCATGCTGATGCACGTTACCCCTGGCGCCAGCCCCTACTTCGAGAACACCTGGTTCTGGGTAGCCGACCACGAGCTCGACGTCCCAGGCAACACCCAGCTCAACATCTACAATGGTCGTGGCGTCCTCATTGAGAGCACCAAGGGCGCATGGTTGTGGGGGACCGCTTCCGAGCACAACCAGCTTTACAACTACCAACTCACCAAGGCTCAGAACGTCTACATGGCTCTCATCCAGACAGAGACTGCGTACATGCAAGGAAACCCCGACGCCAAGGTTCCCTTCAAGGTCAACACCAAGTTCTCAGACCCCGACTTCTCCAAGTGCACCGGTCCTAAGTGTGCCCGCACCTGGGGTCTCCGAGTCCAAAACTCCAGCGGCATCTACGTGTATGGCGGCGGCTTGTACAGCTTCTTCGATAACTACGCACAGGAATGTGTCGCTGCCAACAACTGCCAGGACAATATGATTTCTATTGAGAGTTCCAAGGTGGAATTGTttgccatcagcaccaagGCTAGTATCTCCATGGTGACCTTGAATGGTAAGACGACAGCCAAGGACTCTGACAACCGCAACAACTTCTGTGCTGCGATTGCTGCGTTTGAGTCATCGtag
- a CDS encoding extracellular membrane protein, CFEM domain-containing protein (similar to Metarhizium robertsii ARSEF 23 XP_007823780.1) → MSISLGSITVILVVVRMIFKQFFSKTRTLGPDDKVILGTLAIRISCIVVNVKGLAHHGLGKDVWTLGPEELTLFSIFFYVMEISYFVELSLVKLSLSIFFLYIFPSATIRRLLFGTAVFNGLFGAAFALTAIFQCTPVSYFWTQYSKPSSGHCININVFGWINAAISIAVDIWLIAIPLSQVPALNLHWKKKLGVVIMFLMGTFVTVVSILRLRSLIYFANSSNPTWDQFDVANWSTIEVNVGMICSCLPSLRLLLVRLFPQLGSGSKSERSHVVESNGHTNRRMSIKEQYHLSTLESTKSHPWRKIGE, encoded by the exons ATGTCGATATCCCTTGGCTCAATAACTGTGATCCTCGTCGTGGTGCGCATGATCTTCAAGCAGTTCTTCAGCAAAACCCGAACACTCGGCCCAGACGACAAAGTCATCCTTGGTACGCTCGCGATTCGTATATCTTGTATCGTTGTCAACGTAAAGGGTTTAGCTCATCATGGGTTGGGCAAAGACGTATGGACTCTGGGTCCAGAAGAGCTGACCCTGTTTTCGATCTTCTTCTATGTGATGGAAATATCATATTTCGTCGAACTGTCCTTGGTCAAACTCAGCCtatccatcttcttcctctacATCTTTCCGTCCGCAACAATCCGACGGCTGCTTTTTGGAACAGCCGTGTTCAATGGCCTCTTTGGAGCGGCGTTTGCTCTTACGGCCATCTTCCAATGCACTCCTGTCAGTTACTTCTGGACGCAGTACTCTAAGCCATCGTCGGGTCattgcatcaacatcaatgtcTTTGGGTGGATCAACGCAGCTATCagcattgctgttgatatcTGGTTGATTGCCATACCGCTCAGCCAGGTTCCAGCACTAAACTTgcactggaagaagaaactAGGCGTGGTGATCATGTTTCTCATGGGAACGTT CGTGACTGTCGTTTCGATTCTACGGCTACGATCCCTCATCTACTTTGCTAACTCGAGTAACCCTACCTGGGATCAGTTTGACGTTGCCAACTGGTCTACCATTGAGGTCAACGTCGGCATGATTTGTTCGTGTCTTCCCAGCCTACGGCTCCTTTTGGTCCGGCTATTCCCGCAGCTGGGGTCTGGGTCCAAGAGCGAAAGGTCGCATGTGGTTGAATCGAATGGACACACGAACCGGAGGATGTCTATCAAGGAGCAGTACCACCTTTCGACCTTGGAGTCTACCAAGTCGCATCCGTGGCGAAAGATTGGTGAGTAG
- a CDS encoding F-box domain-containing protein, with the protein MLTQLPRELLNPIIELLGKKDLQALSQVSKYANWLVAELLWQSVTIQPSSELKLYCLPSASFPPSRIPLIRHVHFRAPFQIIFSFRCVHGGRTSHALTIEDIDEDDIDDEYNNKRRDPSRIGRLGRRAKHLLSQLDENQLDSFSWDLGTCVPFGILDTDGIISCEQSHITSLSLTTNNYTCMYSKKSAIDLSSFHHLRRLSWRGASRINLPTLSAAIRNNAKHLHHLTIDLMLWVFVEGDLDFDQFDPHSEVNGSTSQNYFFEKVLRLNRKRPRILFPELRELSLGGLYLNPELAQAINLATLTSLKLRACDGCMGFLQRAAGLDVPKKLKALHVQGLRTGVEGRQRTGLADFLDSFDGLEDLFVSLPGKVRDVRFWMSIAQRHKSLQRFVYHRRRMFRTDVDRIYTFHERDIPTLGIEGSELQTLRDNPSLSPFATLDLEFAGLCCHPRRLKPILLPFTHKTCLKMLHIRQSRLDLRFFPSWILKKSILSGVASPTSEDSMDEFSDIDSDQISDVQDSDADEETDFTLQSTFRHEFLEFAAWVFGAEGIASLQYLAFGDFAHGGRVPDHKVLLCRDVQRRCRFRLLSPDEALRSSVEHEYRDALEACPSETLLEY; encoded by the exons ATGCTCACCCAGCTTCCAAGAGAACTACTCAACCCGATAATTGAACTG CTCGGAAAGAAAGATCTACAAGCACTCTCCCAAGTTTCCAAGTACGCAAACTGGCTTGTCGCCGAATTGCTCTGGCAATCCGTGACGATCCAACCATCAAGTGAACTCAAGCTATATTGTCTGCCGTCCGCCAGTTTTCCGCCCTCCCGAATCCCACTCATCCGGCATGTTCACTTTCGCGCTCCCTTCCAAATTATTTTTAGTTTCCGATGTGTACACGGCGGGAGGACCAGCCACGCCTTGACAATCGAGGATATCGACGAGGACGATATTGACGATGAATATAACAACAAACGAAGAGATCCATCCCGCATTGGCCGCTTAGGTCGGCGGGCAAAGCACCTTCTTTCGCAACTAGATGAGAACCAGCTCGACAGTTTCAG CTGGGACCTGGGCACTTGTGTGCCATTTGGAATCCTCGACACTGATGGGATAATCTCCTGCGAGCAATCCCACATTACGTCCTTGAGCCTCACTACCAACAACTACACATGCATGTATTCCAAGAAATCTGCCATAGATCTATCATCGTTTCACCACCTCCGCCGTCTTAGCTGGAGAGGCGCCAGCAGAATCAACCTGCCGACTCTTTCTGCAGCCATCCGGAACAACGCAAAACATCTACACCACTTGACCATCGACTTGATGCTCTGGGTATTTGTAGAAGGAGATCTTGACTTTGATCAGTTCGATCCCCATAGCGAGGTCAACGGCAGCACCTCCCAAAACTACTTTTTCGAGAAGGTCCTCCGTTTGAACAGAAAACGCCCGCGTATACTTTTCCCAGAACTCCGCGAGTTATCGCTCGGAGGGCTGTACCTGAATCCAGAGTTGGCGCAGGCCATCAACTTGGCTACACTCACATCGCTCAAGTTACGAGCCTGCGACGGGTGCATGGGTTTCCTTCAACGCGCCGCGGGACTTGATGTGCCTAAAAAGCTGAAGGCTCTGCATGTACAAGGCCTCAGGACGGGAGTAGAAGGGCGACAGCGCACGGGGCTGGCTGATTTTCTGGACAGCTTCGACGGGCTGGAGGACCTGTTTGTCAGTCTTCCGGGGAAAGTGCGGGATGTTCGTTTTTGGATGAGCATCGCGCAGCGCCATAAATCGCTGCAGAGATTCGTGTATCACCGGCGGAGGATGTTTAGGACGGATGTTGACAGGATATATACGTTCCATGAGCGGGATATTCCGACACTGGGGATCGAAGGCAGCGAACTGCAAACACTTCGCGACAATCCGTCTCTTAGTCCTTTTGCGACGCTTGATCTCGAATTCGCAGGGCTGTGCTGCCACCCGCGGCGTCTG AAACCTATTCTGCTTCCGTTTACACACAAGACATGTCTCAAGATGCTTCATATTCGACAGTCAAGATTAGACCTCAGGTTTTTCCCCTCCTGGATCTTGAAAAAGTCGATTTTGTCAGGAGTGGCAAGTCCTACTTCTGAAGATAGCATGGACGAATTCTCGGACATTGACTCCGACCAAATCTCAGACGTGCAAGACTCGGATGCCGATGAGGAAACCGACTTTACTCTTCAATCTACCTTCCGGCACGAGTTTCTCGAATTCGCGGCGTGGGTGTTTGGTGCCGAGGGCATAGCGTCCCTTCAATACCTGGCGTTTGGGGACTTTGCGCATGGCGGCCGGGTACCGGATCACAAAGTATTACTGTGCAGAGACGTGCAACGGCGTTGTCGGTTTCGCTTACTGTCTCCTGATGAAGCGTTGCGATCATCGGTTGAGCACGAGTATCGGGATGCACTAGAAGCTTGTCCCTCGGAGACCTTGTTAGAGTACTAG
- a CDS encoding NADP-dependent alcohol dehydrogenase-like protein (similar to Metarhizium robertsii ARSEF 23 XP_007825859.1) — protein sequence MAVQRKGFRLPIIYRLFFLLLEPMSALAGAYFNHFRQTHYLRLLNGASAPSDASTLPLSTSVAMSQLANMYFFFAINEAFVLRSTWDMRVWRTVLLMLLIADFGHLYSMKELGPRIYYDVLGWNAGDWGNVPWVYAGATLRICFLAGVGLGDSKRKQG from the coding sequence atggccgtcCAACGCAAAGGCTTCCGCCTGCCCATCATCTaccgcctcttcttcctcctcctggaGCCCATGTCCGCCCTGGCAGGCGCTTATTTCAACCACTTCCGCCAAACGCACTACCTCAGGCTCCTGAATGGCGCTTCCGCCCCGTCAGACGCGTCAACCCTACCACTCAGCACGTCGGTAGCCATGTCTCAGCTGGCAAACAtgtacttcttcttcgccatcaatGAGGCGTTTGTGCTGCGGTCAACGTGGGACATGCGCGTGTGGAGGACGGTGCTGCTCATGCTGTTGATTGCGGATTTTGGGCATTTATACTCTATGAAGGAGCTGGGGCCTCGGATTTACTACGACGTGTTGGGTTGGAATGCTGGGGATTGGGGGAACGTGCCGTGGGTGTATGCTGGAGCTACGTTGAGGATAtgcttcttggctggtgttggGTTGGGGGATTCGAAGAGGAAACAGGGCTAG